One stretch of Periplaneta americana isolate PAMFEO1 chromosome 1, P.americana_PAMFEO1_priV1, whole genome shotgun sequence DNA includes these proteins:
- the LOC138694531 gene encoding reticulocalbin-2, whose translation MWRNSQDLLVLKAFCVVIVFNCLFCDSTPASPHIHTHHHGEREEDGGYSPRDKNHIVNGEHHSEFDHEAILGSVKEAEEFDHLGPAEARRRLRILLTKMDLDKDENIDRKELHAWILRSFKMLSEEESQDRFEDADENEDGLVTWAEYIADSYGIQDSDEENDISNEDKSEEDKLLSDDKIMFEAADRNKDGSLNKGEFLMFSHPEEHPDMLPVILKQTLEEKDTNGDGFIDFQEFTGDRAKSHDKEWLIVEKEKFDNEFDKDRDGKLNGGEILSWVVPSNDEIAEEEVIHLFAASDDDHDGLLTYDEILEHHETFVGSEATDYGDHLHNIHIFQDEL comes from the exons ATGTGGAGAAATTCCCAAGATTTGTTGGTATTGAAAGCTTTTTGCGTTGTAATTGTCTTTAACTGCCTTTTCTGCGACTCAACACCAGCATCTCCTCATATTCATACACATCATCatggagaaagagaagaagatggaGGTTATAGCCCTAGAGACAAAAATCACATCGTAAATGGAGAGCATCATTCAGAATTTGATCATGAAGCAATATTAG GTAGTGTGAAAGAAGCAGAAGAATTTGATCACCTAGGTCCAGCAGAAGCCAGACGTCGTCTCCGTATATTGCTGACGAAAATGGATTTGGACAAAGATGAAAACATTGACAGGAAAGAATTGCATGCTTGGATTCTTCGATCTTTCAA AATGTTATCTGAAGAGGAATCCCAAGACCGATTTGAAGATGCTGATGAGAATGAAGATGGTTTAGTGACATGGGCAGAATACATTGCTGATTCATATGGTATCCAAGACAGTGATGAGGAAAATGACATCTCAAATGAGGATAAATCTGAGGAAGATAAG CTTTTGAGTGATGACAAAATCATGTTTGAAGCAGCAGACAGAAATAAGGATGGATCATTGAACAAAGGTGAATTTCTGATGTTCAGCCACCCTGAGGAACATCCGGACATGCTTCCTGTGATTCTAAAACAGACATTGGAAGAAAAAGATACAAATGGAGATGGCTTTATTGATTTTCAGGAATTCACTGGTGATAGAG caaaaaGCCATGACAAAGAATGGCTTATAGTAGAGAAGGAGAAGTTTGATAACGAATTTGATAAAGACAGAGATGGAAAACTCAATGGAGGTGAAATTTTATCATGGGTTGTCCCCAGCAATGA CGAGATTGCTGAGGAAGAAGTAATCCATCTGTTTGCAGCGtcagatgatgatcatgatggtcTGCTAACATATGACGAAATTTTAGAACATCACGAGACATTTGTTGGTAGTGAGGCTACGGATTATGGTGATCATTTACACAACATCCACATCTTTCAAGATGAACTGTGA